A genomic segment from Drosophila miranda strain MSH22 chromosome 3, D.miranda_PacBio2.1, whole genome shotgun sequence encodes:
- the LOC108158736 gene encoding flotillin-1 isoform X1: MTWGFVTCGPNEALVVSGCCYMKPLLVPGGRAFVWPSIQQVQRISLNTMTLQVESPCVYTSQGVPISVTGIAQVKVQGQNEDMLLTACEQFLGKTEAEINHIALVTLEGHQRAIMGSMTVEEIYKDRKKFSKQVFEVASSDLANMGITVVSYTIKDLRDEEGDSKGYLRSLGMARTAEVKRDARIGEAEARAEAHIKEAIAEEQRMAARFLNDTDIAKAQRDFELKKAAYDVEVQTKKAEAEMAYELQAAKTKQRIKEEQMQVKVIERTQEIAVQEQEILRRERELEATIRRPAEAEKFRMEKLAEANKQRVVMEAEAEAESIKIRGEAEAFAIAAKAKAEAAQMAQKAEAYREYREAAMVEMLLDTLPKVAAEVAAPLSQAKKITMISSGQGDIGAAKLTGEILQIVNKVPELVKSMTGVDISRSVHAG, translated from the exons GACCTGTGGCCCCAACGAGGCTTTGGTTGTTTCGG GATGCTGCTACATGAAGCCGCTCCTGGTGCCCGGCGGCCGTGCCTTTGTCTGGCCCTCCATCCAGCAGGTGCAACG AATCTCACTCAACACGATGACGCTCCAGGTGGAGAGTCCCTGCGTGTACACTAGCCAGGGTGTGCCCATTTCGGTGACGGGCATTGCCCAGGTGAAGGTGCAGGGCCAGAACGAGGACATGCTGCTGACTGCCTGCGAGCAGTTTCTGGGCAAGACAGAGGCGGAGATCAACCACATTGCCCTGGTCACATTGGAGGGACACCAGCGGGCCATCATGGGCTCCATGACGGTGGAGGAAATCTACAAGGACCGCAAGAAGTTCAGCAAGCAGGTGTTCGAGGTGGCTTCTAGCGATTTGGCCAATATGGGCATCACCGTCGTCTCCTACACCATCAAAGATCTGCGCGACGAAGAG GGCGACTCAAAG GGCTATTTGCGCTCTTTGGGCATGGCTCGCACGGCCGAAGTTAAGCGAGATGCTCGAATTGGCGAGGCTGAGGCACGGGCCGAGGCCcacatcaaggaggccattgcCGAGGAACAGCGGATGGCTGCTCGCTTCCTGAACGACACGGACATCGCCAAGGCCCAGCGCGACTTTGAGCTGAAGAAGGCCGCCTACGACGTGGAGGTGCAGACCAAGAAGGCCGAAGCCGAGATGGCATACGAGCTGCAGGCAGCCAAGACCAAGCAGCGCATCAAGGAGGAGCAGATGCAGGTCAAGGTGATCGAGCGCACACAGGAGATTGCAGTGCAGGAGCAGGAGATACTGCGTCGCGAGAGGGAGCTTGAGGCCACCATTCGCCGCCCGGCCGAAGCCGAGAAGTTCCGCATGGAGAAGTTGGCCGAAGCCAACAAGCAGCGTGTCGTGATGGAAGCCGAAGCCGAGGCAGAATCG ATCAAAATCCGTGGGGAGGCCGAGGCATTCGCCATTGCAGCCAAAGCAAAGGCCGAGGCCGCGCAGATGGCCCAAAAGGCCGAGGCCTACCGCGAGTACCGCGAGGCGGCCATGGTGGAGATGCTCTTGGACACACTGCCAAAG GTGGCCGCCGAGGTGGCTGCCCCGCTCTCGCAGGCCAAGAAGATCACGATGATTTCGAGCGGCCAGGGCGACATCGGTGCCGCTAAGCTGACCGGCGAGATCTTGCAGATTGTTAACAAAGTGCCAGAGCTGGTTAAGAGCATGACCGGCGTGGATATATCTAGG TCCGTGCATGCTGGCTAA
- the LOC108158736 gene encoding flotillin-1 isoform X2, with the protein MTWGFVTCGPNEALVVSGCCYMKPLLVPGGRAFVWPSIQQVQRISLNTMTLQVESPCVYTSQGVPISVTGIAQVKVQGQNEDMLLTACEQFLGKTEAEINHIALVTLEGHQRAIMGSMTVEEIYKDRKKFSKQVFEVASSDLANMGITVVSYTIKDLRDEEGYLRSLGMARTAEVKRDARIGEAEARAEAHIKEAIAEEQRMAARFLNDTDIAKAQRDFELKKAAYDVEVQTKKAEAEMAYELQAAKTKQRIKEEQMQVKVIERTQEIAVQEQEILRRERELEATIRRPAEAEKFRMEKLAEANKQRVVMEAEAEAESIKIRGEAEAFAIAAKAKAEAAQMAQKAEAYREYREAAMVEMLLDTLPKVAAEVAAPLSQAKKITMISSGQGDIGAAKLTGEILQIVNKVPELVKSMTGVDISRSVHAG; encoded by the exons GACCTGTGGCCCCAACGAGGCTTTGGTTGTTTCGG GATGCTGCTACATGAAGCCGCTCCTGGTGCCCGGCGGCCGTGCCTTTGTCTGGCCCTCCATCCAGCAGGTGCAACG AATCTCACTCAACACGATGACGCTCCAGGTGGAGAGTCCCTGCGTGTACACTAGCCAGGGTGTGCCCATTTCGGTGACGGGCATTGCCCAGGTGAAGGTGCAGGGCCAGAACGAGGACATGCTGCTGACTGCCTGCGAGCAGTTTCTGGGCAAGACAGAGGCGGAGATCAACCACATTGCCCTGGTCACATTGGAGGGACACCAGCGGGCCATCATGGGCTCCATGACGGTGGAGGAAATCTACAAGGACCGCAAGAAGTTCAGCAAGCAGGTGTTCGAGGTGGCTTCTAGCGATTTGGCCAATATGGGCATCACCGTCGTCTCCTACACCATCAAAGATCTGCGCGACGAAGAG GGCTATTTGCGCTCTTTGGGCATGGCTCGCACGGCCGAAGTTAAGCGAGATGCTCGAATTGGCGAGGCTGAGGCACGGGCCGAGGCCcacatcaaggaggccattgcCGAGGAACAGCGGATGGCTGCTCGCTTCCTGAACGACACGGACATCGCCAAGGCCCAGCGCGACTTTGAGCTGAAGAAGGCCGCCTACGACGTGGAGGTGCAGACCAAGAAGGCCGAAGCCGAGATGGCATACGAGCTGCAGGCAGCCAAGACCAAGCAGCGCATCAAGGAGGAGCAGATGCAGGTCAAGGTGATCGAGCGCACACAGGAGATTGCAGTGCAGGAGCAGGAGATACTGCGTCGCGAGAGGGAGCTTGAGGCCACCATTCGCCGCCCGGCCGAAGCCGAGAAGTTCCGCATGGAGAAGTTGGCCGAAGCCAACAAGCAGCGTGTCGTGATGGAAGCCGAAGCCGAGGCAGAATCG ATCAAAATCCGTGGGGAGGCCGAGGCATTCGCCATTGCAGCCAAAGCAAAGGCCGAGGCCGCGCAGATGGCCCAAAAGGCCGAGGCCTACCGCGAGTACCGCGAGGCGGCCATGGTGGAGATGCTCTTGGACACACTGCCAAAG GTGGCCGCCGAGGTGGCTGCCCCGCTCTCGCAGGCCAAGAAGATCACGATGATTTCGAGCGGCCAGGGCGACATCGGTGCCGCTAAGCTGACCGGCGAGATCTTGCAGATTGTTAACAAAGTGCCAGAGCTGGTTAAGAGCATGACCGGCGTGGATATATCTAGG TCCGTGCATGCTGGCTAA